A stretch of the Papaver somniferum cultivar HN1 chromosome 6, ASM357369v1, whole genome shotgun sequence genome encodes the following:
- the LOC113285682 gene encoding short-chain dehydrogenase TIC 32, chloroplastic-like, with protein MVFDEMGERNKYMGCFRQILGVSSGIGSETARVLAMLGVRVVMGVWNIAAGKDVKETIPKENSSAKVDVMELYLSSMVSVRQFASKFESVDLPLNFLM; from the exons ATGGTGTTTGATGAAATGGGCGAGAGAAATAAGTATATGGGTTGTTTCAGGCAGATCTTGG GTGTTTCAAGTGGTATTGGTTCTGAGACTGCGCGTGTTCTTGCTATGCTTGGAGTTCGTGTAGTCATGGGAGTGTGGAATATAGCTGCAGGTAAAGATGTTAAGGAAACAATACCAAAGGAAAACTCTTCGGCTAAAGTTGATGTTATGGAGCTATATCTTAGCTCCATGGTGTCGGTGAGACAATTTGCTTCCAAATTCGAGTCTGTAGATCTCCCCCTAAACTTTCTTATGTGA